One window of Triticum dicoccoides isolate Atlit2015 ecotype Zavitan chromosome 5A, WEW_v2.0, whole genome shotgun sequence genomic DNA carries:
- the LOC119303812 gene encoding actin-depolymerizing factor 3-like gives MANAVSGVAVSEECVRAFQELRAGRAHRFVVYKMDDAVQRVVVDKVGGRDAGFDDLAAALPADDCRYAVYDLDFTVGDATAKGADGEAPRSKIFFISWSPASAEVKSKMIYASSNEGFKKELDGTQIDVQATDPSELTLDILKDHAT, from the exons ATG GCGAACGCGGTGTCGGGCGTGGCGGTGAGCGAGGAGTGCGTGAGGGCGTTCCAGGAGCTGCGGGCGGGGCGGGCGCACCGGTTCGTGGTGTACAAGATGGACGATgccgtgcagcgggtggtggtggacaAGGTGGGCGGCCGCGACGCCGGCTTCGACGACCTCGCCGCGGCGCTCCCCGCCGACGACTGCCGCTACGCCGTCTACGACCTCGACTTCACCGTCGGCGACGCCACCGCCAAAGGCGCCGACGGGGAGGCGCCCCGCAGCAAGATATTCTTCATCTCCTG GTCGCCGGCGAGTGCGGAGGTGAAGAGCAAGATGATCTACGCCAGCTCCAACGAGGGGTTCAAGAAGGAGCTGGACGGCACGCAGATCGACGTGCAGGCCACCGACCCCAGCGAGCTCACCCTCGACATCCTCAAGGACCACGCCACCTAA